A region from the Ptychodera flava strain L36383 chromosome 12, AS_Pfla_20210202, whole genome shotgun sequence genome encodes:
- the LOC139144738 gene encoding uncharacterized protein, which produces MECTGPATTPHSTTSSQLMTAVEVTTNTLLTVSTTGPTSATAPSTTSTQPSTTTTTVSSAISRADPVFTQPATTSATISSQSKSTTTAPAIISTLPQSTTTTASSAISTQSATTTMTVFSPTSTDDPVLTQPAKTTPATTPPAAISTEPITTSSTVPSAISTLREITSTIPSAILTQPTINTTAISSVISTPPATTITVSSSPSTAILPQPPTTAPSSISTKSATTPSKEISTQPSASAPMAWLLAIITQPTTAVSPDQIEETKEKCSDSIRRNLPFSMMTTILVTVTVVVVVLDIILLCTQNKPRKKKPGNVRRRKEYLSSAL; this is translated from the exons ATGGAGTGTACAG GTCCTGCAACAACCCCACATTCAACGACGTCATCACAACTTATGACTGCTGTGGAAGTAACCACAAACACACTGTTAACGGTCTCAACCACCGGACCCACTAGtgcaacagcgccctcaacaaCCTCAACACAGCCCTCAACAACAACTACGACAGTGTCCTCAGCAATCTCGAGAGCTGATCCTGTCTTTACACAGCCAGCGACGACGTCCGCCACGATCTCGTCACAATCAAAGAGTACAACAACAGCACCTGCAATAATCTCGACACTGCCACAATCAACAACCACAACAGCGTCCTCAGCAATCTCGACACAGTCGGCAACAACAACCATGACAGTGTTCTCACCAACCTCTACAGATGATCCTGTCCTGACACAGCCTGCGAAAACAACGCCAGCCACAACCCCACCTGCAGCAATCTCGACAGAGCCAATCACAACAAGCAGTACAGTACCCTCAGCAATCTCGACACTGCGTGAAATAACCTCGACAATACCCTCAGCAATCTTGACACAGCCAACTATAAACACCACAGCGATATCATCAGTTATATCGACACCGCCTGCAACAACTATCACAGTTTCATCATCACCCTCCACAGCTATCTTGCCACAGCCTCCgacaacagcgccctcatcgaTCTCGACAAAATCAGCCACAACTCCATCCAAAGAAATCTCAACACAGCCATCCGCAAGCGCCCCCATGGCATGGCTATTAGCAATTATCACACAGCCGACCACTGCAGTCTCCCCTGATCAAATTGAAGAGACAAAAGAAAAATGTAGTGATTCGATTAGGCGAAATTTACCATTTTCTATGATGACGACAATTCTTGTTACAGTTACGGTGGTGGTGGTTGTACTGGACATTATCTTGCTATGCACACAAAATAAGCCTCGTAAAAAGAAACCAGGAAATGTGAGAAGAAGAAAAGAATATTTATCATCGgctttgtaa